A genome region from Campylobacter sp. MIT 12-8780 includes the following:
- the pgsA gene encoding CDP-diacylglycerol--glycerol-3-phosphate 3-phosphatidyltransferase, whose product MNLPNILALFRILLAPLLFFVLTFKFQSLHSSWINYFATLIFGVAALTDFFDGYIARAWGQKTKLGAILDPLADKMLLLAAFLGLLLLDRANAWVVYLILVREFFITGFRVVMQAENIDISASFAGKLKTAFQMIAVIFLMMEWIFGEALLYLALILTLYSGLEYILVYLKHKQRADK is encoded by the coding sequence ATGAATTTGCCAAATATACTTGCTTTATTTCGTATATTACTTGCACCTTTACTTTTTTTTGTGCTTACTTTTAAATTTCAAAGCTTACATTCAAGCTGGATAAATTATTTTGCAACATTGATTTTTGGCGTAGCTGCTCTTACTGACTTTTTTGATGGATATATTGCAAGGGCGTGGGGACAAAAGACAAAACTAGGAGCCATACTTGATCCTTTAGCTGATAAAATGCTTTTGCTTGCTGCTTTTTTAGGGCTTTTGCTTCTTGATAGAGCTAATGCTTGGGTGGTGTATCTTATCTTAGTGCGTGAGTTTTTCATCACTGGTTTTCGCGTGGTTATGCAGGCTGAAAATATAGACATTAGCGCTTCATTTGCTGGCAAACTTAAAACTGCTTTTCAAATGATAGCGGTGATTTTTTTGATGATGGAATGGATTTTTGGCGAAGCTTTGCTTTATCTTGCTTTGATCTTGACTTTATACTCTGGCTTAGAATATATCCTTGTTTATCTTAAGCACAAGCAAAGGGCAGATAAATGA
- a CDS encoding GNAT family N-acetyltransferase gives MQELKEKNDLEKAFKLIKQLRPSLTLAEFLDKAALAFKTQHYKLFAFKDEKDEFIALCGVMPFNVLYHESCLYICDFVVDERLRGKGVGARCLKELESWAKAQGYKELELSSSFFRKEAHNFYEEKMAFEKTGFVFKKGL, from the coding sequence ATGCAAGAACTTAAAGAAAAAAATGACTTAGAAAAAGCCTTTAAGCTGATAAAACAACTTCGCCCAAGCCTTACTTTAGCTGAATTTTTAGATAAAGCTGCACTTGCTTTTAAAACCCAGCATTATAAACTTTTTGCATTTAAAGATGAAAAAGATGAATTTATCGCACTTTGTGGGGTTATGCCTTTTAATGTGCTTTATCATGAATCTTGTCTTTATATTTGCGATTTTGTGGTTGATGAGCGCTTAAGGGGCAAGGGCGTTGGAGCAAGATGCCTTAAAGAGCTTGAAAGCTGGGCAAAGGCTCAAGGCTATAAAGAACTAGAGCTAAGCTCAAGTTTTTTTAGAAAAGAAGCACATAACTTTTATGAAGAAAAAATGGCTTTTGAAAAAACAGGCTTTGTATTTAAGAAAGGTCTATAA
- a CDS encoding CinA family protein — translation MRHLLLIIGEDLHLHKNFIAYICEEYEKKFKELNELKILTKASKDLPFLLENWIKEFNYITIFSNQTNYVILAKILATLNEDLLVLKDDILVPSKTLTFDQHSFISTFERSKVNCIKTELQQKLPAILHELEDEFDFFMLKDIDEESARLLLETLTKSYDTSIQTTSILENLILIKASNIEHAKLESFFIACKNLFGAKMMFGNNPLEYIAQTLKEKNLKISFAESCTAGLCAANLAKIDGVSALFEGSLITYSNRLKHEWLGISQSVLEDGGEYSERCVYFMLKGTFKTSGCDFALAISGVAGEADEPTCKSGRVFIGAMYKDGTFLQEMLDFKGNRNFIREQACLAAFCLMMRLKPEIFV, via the coding sequence ATGAGACATTTGCTTTTAATTATAGGTGAAGATTTACACTTGCATAAAAATTTTATCGCTTATATTTGTGAAGAATATGAAAAAAAATTCAAAGAGCTCAATGAGCTTAAAATTCTTACCAAAGCAAGTAAAGATTTGCCTTTTTTGCTTGAGAACTGGATCAAAGAATTTAACTATATCACTATCTTTTCAAATCAAACAAATTATGTTATCCTCGCAAAGATTTTAGCCACTTTAAATGAAGATTTGCTTGTTTTAAAAGATGATATTTTAGTGCCTTCAAAAACTTTAACCTTTGATCAACATAGCTTTATCAGCACTTTTGAAAGATCAAAAGTCAATTGCATTAAAACAGAACTACAGCAAAAACTTCCTGCCATACTTCACGAGCTTGAAGATGAATTTGACTTTTTTATGCTTAAAGATATAGACGAAGAAAGTGCAAGGCTCTTGCTTGAAACCTTAACAAAATCCTATGACACAAGCATACAAACTACAAGCATTTTAGAAAATCTCATACTCATCAAAGCAAGCAATATAGAACACGCCAAACTTGAAAGCTTTTTTATAGCATGCAAAAACCTTTTTGGTGCAAAAATGATGTTTGGCAACAATCCCCTTGAATACATCGCGCAAACGCTCAAAGAAAAAAATCTTAAAATTTCTTTCGCAGAATCTTGCACAGCTGGACTTTGTGCAGCAAATTTAGCAAAAATTGATGGCGTTTCTGCCCTTTTTGAAGGCTCTTTAATCACCTATTCAAACCGCTTAAAACACGAATGGCTTGGCATTAGCCAAAGTGTGCTTGAAGATGGGGGCGAGTATAGCGAACGTTGTGTATATTTTATGCTTAAAGGCACTTTTAAAACAAGTGGGTGCGATTTTGCTTTAGCTATCAGCGGGGTGGCTGGCGAGGCTGATGAACCAACTTGCAAAAGTGGTAGGGTGTTTATAGGGGCGATGTATAAAGATGGCACTTTTTTGCAAGAAATGCTTGATTTTAAAGGTAATAGAAATTTCATCAGAGAGCAAGCTTGCTTGGCTGCGTTTTGCTTGATGATGAGACTTAAGCCTGAAATTTTTGTTTAA
- the ileS gene encoding isoleucine--tRNA ligase: protein MDYKDTLLLPNTSFAMRANLPENEPKAFQRWFENNYAYEKMKKKREKASKSFTLHDGPPYANGYIHIGHALNKILKETIIKTHYFNGEKVRFTPGWDCHGLPIEQQVELNLKEKKQSANTQEIRTFCREHANKFIALQKEGFKELGVIADWDKPYLTMDFAFEANIYRALCKVLEKGLLLERSKPVFWSWAAQSALAEAEVEYEDKEDYSLFVAFDLDEKACEKLGVKEAKAVIWTTTPWTLVANVAIALNPDEEYVLTSENLIFAKPLLKSMVEKGLTKAQVQKSFKASELEYLEAINPLNSRKSLLILGDHVLMDGGTGLVHTAPGHGEDDYHVGLKYKLEVLMPVDDKGLYDETLRTKALLPQDKLDEFIGLHIFKANEKIIELLGSSVLSCSKFIHSYPFCWRTHKPVIYRATKQWFVVMDEKKLSQKSLRELALKELEKIKFYPQSGIKRIGSMVQNRPDWCISRQRAWGTPIAFLRDKKTKEVLLDFALYEHIAKIFEQKGADAWWNLSIAELLPPNSSYEAKDLEKVEDILDVWFDSGSTFEAVLKSGLYDAGEFPASMYLEGSDQHRGWFQSSLLISSIINEKAPYKSVLTHGFTIDEKGQKMSKSKGNVIDPKMVAKTYGVEVLRLWIFLSDYSSDLKISENILKQVAEQYRKIRNTLRFLLANTNDLEFLETQNFSLIDKWILSKASKVFASTKALFDAYEFAKAYGLLMNFLIADLSGIYLDICKDRLYCDAKNSPKRQSAQSAMALIAKELLILLAPTLTYSVDEALEHANTLIKGSAKDVFDLCFDGGLEYDFKIEDELLLSARAKFLEQIDTLKKDKIIKSTLELSLQSTANELLSHDISEIEDFFMVSEVQSFDQSEALAEFSVGDHQFKIIKASKHKCPRCWKFHAKSENEPCSRCAKVLKAMNV from the coding sequence ATGGATTATAAAGATACTTTGCTTTTGCCAAATACGAGTTTTGCTATGCGTGCAAACCTTCCAGAAAATGAGCCAAAGGCTTTTCAAAGGTGGTTTGAAAACAATTATGCGTATGAAAAAATGAAAAAAAAGCGAGAAAAAGCAAGCAAAAGTTTTACGCTTCATGATGGTCCTCCTTATGCAAATGGCTACATTCACATAGGACATGCCTTAAATAAAATCCTTAAAGAAACTATCATTAAAACACATTATTTTAATGGCGAAAAAGTGCGTTTTACACCGGGGTGGGATTGTCATGGTTTGCCTATAGAACAGCAAGTTGAGCTGAATTTAAAAGAAAAAAAACAAAGTGCAAATACTCAAGAAATCCGCACGTTTTGCCGTGAGCATGCAAATAAATTTATCGCTTTGCAAAAAGAAGGTTTTAAAGAACTTGGTGTGATTGCAGACTGGGATAAGCCTTATTTGACTATGGATTTTGCTTTTGAGGCAAATATTTATCGTGCGCTTTGCAAGGTGCTTGAAAAAGGGCTTTTACTTGAAAGAAGCAAGCCTGTATTTTGGAGCTGGGCAGCTCAATCAGCCTTAGCTGAAGCTGAGGTGGAATATGAAGATAAAGAGGATTACTCACTTTTTGTAGCCTTTGATTTAGATGAAAAAGCTTGTGAAAAGCTTGGAGTAAAAGAAGCAAAGGCTGTGATTTGGACAACTACGCCTTGGACTTTGGTAGCAAATGTAGCTATAGCCTTAAATCCAGATGAAGAATACGTACTTACAAGTGAAAATTTAATCTTTGCAAAGCCTTTGCTTAAAAGTATGGTAGAAAAGGGCTTAACTAAAGCTCAAGTGCAAAAAAGTTTTAAAGCTAGTGAGCTTGAGTATCTTGAGGCTATCAATCCTTTAAATTCAAGAAAATCCTTACTCATATTAGGCGATCATGTCTTAATGGACGGAGGAACTGGGCTTGTGCATACAGCTCCAGGACATGGTGAAGATGATTATCATGTGGGGTTAAAATACAAGCTTGAAGTGCTTATGCCTGTTGATGATAAGGGACTTTATGATGAAACTTTAAGAACAAAAGCACTTTTACCACAAGATAAACTTGATGAGTTTATCGGACTTCATATCTTTAAGGCAAATGAAAAGATTATAGAGTTGCTTGGCTCAAGTGTGTTATCTTGTTCTAAATTCATACACTCTTATCCATTTTGCTGGAGGACGCACAAACCTGTGATTTATAGGGCGACAAAGCAATGGTTTGTTGTAATGGATGAAAAAAAACTTAGCCAAAAAAGCCTAAGAGAGCTCGCCTTAAAAGAGCTTGAAAAGATCAAATTTTATCCACAAAGTGGGATTAAACGCATAGGTTCTATGGTGCAAAATCGCCCTGATTGGTGTATCTCAAGGCAAAGAGCTTGGGGAACACCAATAGCTTTTTTAAGAGATAAAAAAACAAAAGAAGTGCTTTTAGACTTTGCTTTATATGAGCATATAGCAAAGATTTTTGAGCAAAAAGGAGCTGATGCGTGGTGGAATTTGAGCATAGCTGAACTTTTACCGCCAAACTCAAGCTATGAGGCTAAAGACTTAGAAAAGGTTGAAGATATACTTGATGTGTGGTTTGATAGTGGTTCTACCTTTGAGGCTGTGCTTAAAAGCGGACTTTATGATGCAGGTGAATTTCCAGCAAGTATGTATTTAGAGGGTAGCGATCAGCACAGAGGTTGGTTTCAAAGCTCGCTTTTAATCTCTTCAATCATCAATGAAAAAGCCCCTTATAAAAGTGTTTTAACGCATGGTTTTACCATAGATGAAAAGGGTCAAAAGATGAGTAAGTCTAAGGGCAATGTCATCGATCCAAAAATGGTTGCAAAGACTTATGGAGTAGAGGTTTTAAGGCTGTGGATTTTTTTAAGTGATTATTCAAGTGATTTAAAAATTTCAGAAAATATACTCAAACAAGTTGCCGAACAATATAGAAAAATCCGCAATACCCTGCGTTTTTTACTCGCAAATACCAACGATCTTGAATTCTTAGAAACACAAAATTTTAGCCTCATTGATAAGTGGATATTAAGCAAAGCAAGCAAGGTTTTTGCAAGTACAAAGGCTTTGTTTGATGCTTATGAATTTGCTAAAGCTTATGGACTTTTGATGAATTTTCTTATCGCCGATTTAAGTGGAATTTATCTTGATATTTGCAAGGATAGATTGTATTGTGATGCAAAAAACTCGCCTAAAAGACAAAGTGCGCAAAGTGCTATGGCTTTGATAGCAAAAGAGCTTTTAATCCTACTAGCTCCTACCTTAACTTACAGCGTTGATGAGGCTTTAGAGCATGCAAATACGCTTATAAAAGGCAGTGCAAAAGATGTATTTGATCTTTGTTTTGATGGGGGTTTGGAGTATGATTTTAAGATAGAAGATGAATTATTGTTGAGTGCTAGAGCGAAATTTTTAGAACAAATTGACACTCTTAAAAAAGATAAAATCATCAAATCAACCTTAGAACTCAGCCTGCAAAGCACAGCAAATGAGCTTTTAAGCCATGATATAAGTGAGATTGAGGACTTTTTTATGGTGAGCGAGGTGCAAAGCTTTGATCAAAGTGAAGCTTTGGCTGAATTTAGTGTAGGAGATCATCAATTTAAAATCATTAAAGCAAGTAAGCACAAATGCCCAAGATGTTGGAAATTTCACGCTAAAAGTGAAAATGAACCTTGCTCAAGATGTGCTAAGGTTTTAAAGGCGATGAATGTTTAG
- the gatA gene encoding Asp-tRNA(Asn)/Glu-tRNA(Gln) amidotransferase subunit GatA, with protein sequence MLSLKEALKLSKNELDELRKELNERAKKEAKIGAYVEQFLGKDLSQSGDGVPIAIKDNISVKDWELTCASKILQGYVAPYDATAIVNLKKNGFAPYGRTNMDEFAMGSTTATSFYGKTLNPLDPTRVPGGSSGGSAAAVAANLALASLGSDTGGSVRQPAAFCGCVGFKPSYGRVSRYGLSAYSSSLDQIGVLTRSVEDAAFLYDAIAGADEKDSTSLNEPFELTAPKLNSKAKAKIAVIQNYIDECTPEVKSALLASLDKLKSEGFELEFHSLQDSKFDIAAYYIIATAEASANLSRYDGVRYGRRAENLSNLKDLYIKSRSEGFGDEVKRRIMLGCFVLSSGYYDAYYIKAQKARALIKQKYDELLKGADLIFMPVTPSTAFEFNSQKSPMQVYLEDIFTISVNLAGLAGISVPIAKDKDGLNISAQLISNDELKLLNSALSLENLVKENK encoded by the coding sequence ATGCTGAGTTTAAAAGAGGCTTTAAAGCTCTCAAAAAATGAGCTTGATGAGCTAAGAAAAGAGCTTAATGAAAGAGCTAAAAAAGAAGCAAAAATAGGTGCTTATGTCGAGCAGTTTTTAGGAAAAGATTTAAGTCAAAGTGGGGATGGCGTGCCTATAGCGATAAAGGACAATATCAGCGTAAAAGACTGGGAGCTTACTTGTGCAAGCAAGATTTTACAAGGTTATGTTGCGCCTTATGATGCTACGGCTATAGTAAATTTAAAGAAAAATGGCTTTGCACCTTATGGCAGGACAAATATGGACGAATTTGCTATGGGAAGCACCACAGCAACTTCCTTTTATGGCAAAACCTTAAATCCTCTTGATCCTACAAGGGTGCCGGGCGGCTCAAGTGGAGGCAGTGCCGCAGCAGTTGCAGCAAACCTAGCTTTAGCAAGCTTAGGTTCTGATACGGGCGGTTCTGTGCGTCAGCCAGCAGCTTTTTGTGGTTGTGTGGGTTTTAAGCCAAGTTATGGCAGGGTAAGTAGGTATGGACTTAGTGCCTACTCATCAAGCCTTGATCAAATCGGTGTTTTGACAAGAAGCGTTGAGGACGCTGCTTTTCTTTATGATGCTATAGCTGGAGCTGATGAAAAAGACAGCACCAGCTTAAATGAGCCTTTTGAGCTAACTGCACCAAAGCTAAATTCCAAAGCAAAAGCCAAAATCGCTGTGATACAAAATTATATAGATGAATGCACTCCAGAGGTAAAAAGTGCTTTATTAGCAAGTCTTGATAAGCTTAAAAGCGAAGGCTTTGAGCTTGAGTTTCACTCCTTGCAAGATTCTAAATTTGATATAGCAGCATATTATATCATCGCTACGGCTGAAGCAAGTGCGAATTTAAGCCGCTATGATGGGGTGCGTTATGGAAGAAGGGCTGAAAATTTAAGCAATCTTAAGGATTTATATATAAAAAGCAGAAGCGAGGGCTTTGGTGATGAGGTTAAAAGACGTATAATGCTAGGGTGTTTTGTGCTTAGTAGTGGGTATTATGATGCCTATTATATCAAGGCTCAAAAAGCAAGGGCATTGATTAAACAAAAATACGACGAGCTTTTAAAAGGAGCTGATCTTATCTTTATGCCTGTTACTCCAAGCACAGCCTTTGAGTTTAACAGCCAAAAAAGCCCTATGCAAGTGTATTTAGAAGATATTTTTACTATTTCTGTAAATTTAGCTGGTTTGGCTGGAATTTCTGTGCCTATAGCTAAGGATAAGGACGGGCTTAATATCTCAGCTCAGCTTATTTCAAATGATGAATTAAAGCTTTTAAACTCAGCCCTTAGCCTTGAAAATTTAGTAAAGGAAAACAAATGA
- the guaB gene encoding IMP dehydrogenase: protein MKIIKRALTFEDVLLVPQYSEILPKEVRVETRLSKNLKLNIPIISAAMDTVTEHRAAITMARLGGVGIIHKNMDTASQAREVKRVKKSESGVIIDPIFISPKASVKDALDLMAEYRISGVPVVDEEKVLIGILTNRDLRFEGRLDNLVENVMTKAPLITALKGCTLDDAEKIFSTNKVEKLPIVDEKGRLEGLITIKDLKKRKEYPNSNKDEFGRLLVGAAVGVGQLERVQALVEAGVDIIVLDSAHGHSKGIIDTAKAIKKTFPKLELIAGNVATAKATKALCEAGVDGVKVGIGPGSICTTRIVSGVGVPQISAIEECALEASKFGVPVIADGGIKYSGDIAKALAAGASSVMIGSLLAGTDESPGELFTFQGRQYKTYRGMGSLAAMQKGSSDRYFQEGTASEKLVPEGIEGRVPYIGNIKSVLHQLVGGLRSAMGYVGARDILDFQEKAEFVEITSAGLKESHVHDVIITQEAPNYKVNQ, encoded by the coding sequence ATGAAGATCATCAAACGCGCTTTAACCTTTGAAGATGTGCTTTTAGTGCCTCAGTATTCTGAAATTTTACCTAAAGAAGTAAGGGTAGAAACTCGTTTAAGTAAAAACTTAAAGCTTAATATCCCTATCATCTCAGCAGCCATGGACACAGTTACAGAACACAGAGCTGCTATTACTATGGCAAGGCTTGGTGGAGTAGGCATAATCCACAAAAATATGGATACAGCAAGCCAAGCAAGAGAAGTCAAACGAGTGAAAAAAAGTGAAAGCGGAGTTATCATCGATCCTATTTTCATCAGCCCAAAAGCAAGCGTAAAAGATGCCCTTGATCTTATGGCAGAGTATAGAATTTCAGGCGTTCCAGTTGTTGATGAAGAAAAAGTTCTCATAGGCATTTTAACAAATCGCGATTTGCGTTTTGAAGGCAGGCTTGATAACTTGGTTGAAAATGTCATGACAAAAGCACCTTTAATCACGGCTTTAAAAGGCTGCACCCTTGATGATGCAGAAAAGATTTTTAGCACAAACAAGGTAGAAAAACTCCCAATCGTCGATGAAAAAGGACGACTTGAGGGCTTAATTACCATTAAAGATTTAAAAAAACGCAAAGAATACCCAAATTCAAACAAAGATGAGTTTGGAAGGCTTTTAGTTGGTGCTGCTGTTGGAGTAGGACAGCTTGAAAGGGTGCAAGCTCTTGTTGAAGCTGGGGTTGATATCATTGTGCTTGATAGCGCACACGGGCATTCAAAGGGTATTATTGATACAGCAAAGGCTATAAAAAAGACCTTTCCTAAGCTTGAGCTCATCGCTGGTAATGTCGCTACAGCAAAAGCCACAAAGGCTCTTTGTGAGGCTGGGGTTGATGGGGTTAAGGTAGGCATAGGACCAGGAAGCATTTGCACTACACGTATAGTTTCAGGTGTAGGCGTGCCTCAAATTTCAGCCATAGAAGAATGTGCCTTAGAGGCGAGTAAATTTGGTGTTCCAGTGATAGCTGATGGAGGTATTAAATACTCAGGCGATATAGCAAAGGCTCTTGCAGCAGGAGCAAGCTCAGTGATGATAGGCTCACTTTTAGCTGGCACTGATGAAAGTCCGGGCGAGCTTTTTACCTTTCAAGGCAGGCAGTATAAGACTTATAGAGGCATGGGAAGCTTAGCAGCTATGCAAAAGGGAAGCTCAGATCGCTATTTTCAAGAAGGAACAGCCAGTGAAAAGCTCGTGCCAGAAGGCATAGAAGGACGTGTACCTTATATAGGCAACATCAAAAGTGTGCTTCATCAGCTTGTAGGTGGTTTAAGATCGGCTATGGGTTATGTTGGAGCAAGGGATATACTTGATTTTCAAGAAAAGGCTGAATTTGTAGAAATCACTTCAGCTGGACTTAAAGAAAGCCATGTGCATGATGTCATCATCACTCAAGAAGCCCCAAATTATAAGGTCAATCAATGA
- the xseB gene encoding exodeoxyribonuclease VII small subunit, translating into MSFEENLNKANKALEELNKDELSLDESVKIYKQGLEFIKNARELLEKAKLEIKEIDE; encoded by the coding sequence ATGAGCTTTGAAGAGAATTTAAACAAGGCAAACAAAGCCCTAGAAGAGCTTAACAAAGATGAATTAAGTCTTGATGAAAGTGTAAAAATTTACAAACAAGGCTTAGAATTTATCAAAAATGCAAGAGAACTTTTAGAAAAAGCCAAGCTTGAGATAAAGGAAATTGATGAGTAA
- a CDS encoding carbon-nitrogen hydrolase family protein, with product MSKIAALQLATLPLSEMRLDYYLKASKQSGANLVVLGEYVLNSFFTELLTMPKNMIKEQSEAKKESLVRLAKKYELSIIAPFIEVQSKAYKKVCLKVTSNGEISSYEQQILMPYTHWNEEKFFSNKSTNLKLFHFDYEGIKCALLFGFEAHFDAFWALIRAKKIDLVILPSACTFKSQQRWLELLKTRAFLNSVAILRVNRIGQLKNDEDWLFYGDSLYINAFGELEDRLKSDEEMLIIEPVKADEARKIWGFDRLAKKHKA from the coding sequence ATGAGTAAAATAGCTGCACTTCAGCTAGCGACTTTGCCTTTAAGCGAGATGAGGCTTGATTATTATCTTAAAGCTTCAAAACAAAGTGGAGCAAATCTTGTCGTGCTTGGCGAATATGTGCTAAACAGCTTTTTTACCGAGCTTTTAACCATGCCTAAAAATATGATTAAAGAACAAAGCGAGGCAAAAAAAGAAAGCCTCGTGCGTTTAGCAAAAAAGTATGAACTCAGTATCATCGCGCCTTTTATCGAGGTGCAAAGTAAAGCTTATAAAAAAGTGTGTTTAAAGGTAACTTCAAATGGCGAAATTTCAAGCTACGAACAGCAAATTCTTATGCCTTATACGCATTGGAATGAAGAGAAATTCTTTAGCAACAAAAGCACGAACTTAAAACTTTTTCATTTTGATTATGAGGGTATAAAATGCGCCTTACTTTTTGGCTTTGAGGCTCATTTTGACGCCTTTTGGGCTTTGATTAGAGCTAAAAAAATCGATCTAGTGATACTCCCAAGTGCTTGCACTTTTAAAAGTCAGCAAAGATGGCTAGAACTTCTTAAAACAAGGGCTTTTTTAAACTCAGTAGCTATTTTAAGAGTAAACCGCATAGGACAACTTAAAAATGATGAAGATTGGCTTTTTTATGGTGATAGTTTGTATATAAATGCTTTTGGCGAGCTTGAAGATAGACTAAAATCTGATGAAGAAATGCTTATCATAGAGCCTGTAAAGGCTGATGAGGCGCGTAAAATTTGGGGCTTTGATAGACTAGCTAAAAAGCATAAGGCTTAA
- a CDS encoding motility associated factor glycosyltransferase family protein, with amino-acid sequence MNLNAEILNKNIAALISGTNEPLARKLLDFLKSKSFTRFSLSEDFNIYDKSNQTFMYENLENELEHFYTHILASSPRYPFICLYGIANAFLVKKLARHYKHIFVFESELELFALALSSVDLSLELTSGKVYLIDSLEEKVATQLLILFDQKDMFEYLLLYELFINNAYYSRFYEQELKNINEFILEHIQIVIRNLNLNSKLPLLNYQNFLSNTPAMLQSIPFQKLLSQRKGKFDTAIVVSAGPSLNKQLELLAMVQEKAVIFCADGSLNTLLACKIKPDYVTNLDYSDHALKFFQCTLPSKTINAISASTHPNMLAKLENKCVILKTTPIYERFGLSEFGYLDVGTQVSHFSYVLALELGFKTIIMLGQDLAFDEAGNSHAKGFAYGQSFEAEEEFTKLKVLAYGGKGEVLTHYTWYDYKIKLEFLFSCNALKAKFYNATEGGARIAFTEELSFKECCERFLSKEKPEFEVPKSLPENKSKKLLLKFKEKLQKDQKTCELFLNDSTSLYQALDNILNSNKDLPLEFLQSVKASIEKLNFSLDTSDFCQDGMLRAVFFQRGRLISKVLNSKIQDEKLYLFHFVCAYKEWLELFIQALDERKKAIEEALFER; translated from the coding sequence TTGAATTTAAATGCCGAAATTTTAAATAAAAATATTGCAGCGCTTATCTCAGGCACAAATGAGCCACTTGCTCGCAAGCTTTTAGATTTTTTGAAAAGCAAAAGTTTTACTCGCTTTAGTTTAAGTGAGGATTTTAATATCTATGACAAAAGCAATCAAACTTTTATGTATGAAAATTTAGAAAATGAGCTAGAGCATTTTTATACACATATACTTGCTTCAAGTCCTCGTTATCCTTTTATCTGTCTTTATGGTATAGCTAATGCTTTTCTTGTGAAAAAGCTTGCAAGGCATTATAAGCATATCTTTGTTTTTGAAAGCGAGCTTGAGCTTTTTGCTTTGGCTTTATCAAGCGTTGATCTAAGCTTGGAGCTAACAAGTGGAAAGGTTTATCTCATCGATAGCTTAGAAGAAAAGGTAGCAACGCAACTTTTGATTTTGTTTGATCAAAAAGATATGTTTGAATACCTTCTTTTATATGAACTTTTTATAAACAATGCCTATTATAGTCGTTTTTATGAGCAAGAGCTTAAAAACATCAATGAATTTATCCTAGAACATATTCAAATCGTTATTCGCAATCTTAATCTTAACTCCAAGCTTCCTTTGTTGAATTATCAGAATTTTCTTAGCAATACACCCGCAATGCTTCAAAGCATTCCTTTTCAAAAATTACTCAGTCAAAGAAAGGGTAAATTTGACACAGCCATTGTCGTTTCAGCAGGTCCTAGTTTAAACAAACAGCTTGAGCTTTTGGCTATGGTGCAAGAAAAGGCTGTGATTTTTTGTGCAGATGGAAGCTTAAATACGCTTTTAGCGTGCAAAATCAAACCAGATTATGTGACAAATTTAGATTATAGCGATCATGCTTTGAAATTTTTTCAATGCACCTTACCTTCAAAAACAATCAACGCCATTTCTGCTTCAACTCATCCTAATATGCTTGCAAAACTTGAAAACAAATGCGTGATCTTAAAAACCACTCCTATATATGAGCGTTTTGGCTTGAGTGAATTTGGATATTTAGATGTTGGCACCCAAGTTTCTCATTTTTCTTATGTGCTTGCTTTAGAACTTGGTTTTAAAACTATTATTATGCTAGGACAAGATTTAGCTTTTGATGAGGCTGGAAATTCACACGCTAAAGGTTTTGCTTACGGACAAAGCTTTGAAGCTGAAGAAGAATTTACAAAGCTTAAAGTTTTAGCTTATGGCGGTAAGGGCGAGGTTTTGACGCATTATACTTGGTATGATTATAAGATAAAACTTGAGTTTCTTTTTTCTTGTAATGCTTTAAAGGCTAAATTTTACAATGCTACAGAAGGTGGAGCAAGGATAGCTTTTACTGAGGAGCTTAGTTTTAAAGAGTGCTGCGAGCGTTTTTTGAGTAAAGAAAAGCCAGAATTTGAAGTCCCTAAAAGTTTGCCAGAAAACAAAAGTAAAAAGCTTTTGCTTAAATTTAAAGAAAAATTACAAAAAGATCAAAAAACTTGCGAACTTTTCTTAAATGATAGCACAAGTTTATATCAGGCTTTAGACAATATCTTAAACTCAAACAAAGATTTGCCTCTTGAGTTCTTGCAAAGCGTAAAAGCAAGTATAGAAAAGCTTAATTTTAGTTTAGATACTAGTGATTTTTGTCAAGATGGTATGCTTAGGGCAGTGTTTTTTCAAAGAGGAAGACTTATAAGCAAGGTTTTAAATTCAAAAATTCAAGATGAAAAATTATATTTGTTTCATTTTGTGTGTGCTTATAAAGAATGGCTCGAGCTTTTTATACAAGCCTTAGATGAAAGAAAAAAAGCCATTGAAGAAGCTTTGTTTGAAAGATAA